The following proteins come from a genomic window of Gordonia westfalica:
- the egtB gene encoding ergothioneine biosynthesis protein EgtB: MSITEPILRPDPRSDAESPDDVSTKVDPGGGSDTVRRFLEVRSLTDALAERLSPEDQTPQSMTEASPAKWHRAHVTWFFEEFILRQDPDYAVYDETFRYLFNSYYEAVGERHPRPDRGLVTRPGVRDVTRYREHVDAAMVEALEAGRLDDAALGLVELGCNHEQQHQELLLMDIKHLFSTHAFGPVYVDREPDSPGDPASIGWREFAGGVHEIGAVGSGFSYDNEGPRHREYLEDFAVSDRLVTNADWLEFMADDGYRRHEFWLSDGWAKVNETDWQAPGYWREEDDGGWTTFTLSGRRPVVPDEPVTHVSFYEADAYARWAGARLPTEFEWEAAAGTLGDARGQLLDPGRCHPGRAGSAMVGDVWEWTASAYLPYPGFVPANGAVGEYNGKFMSDQHVLRGASAVTPMGHERITYRNFFPAASRWVFSGLRLAR; the protein is encoded by the coding sequence GTGAGCATCACCGAACCCATCCTCCGCCCCGACCCGCGATCGGACGCCGAGTCGCCGGACGACGTCTCCACGAAAGTCGATCCGGGAGGCGGTTCGGACACTGTTCGCCGGTTCCTCGAGGTGCGGTCGCTGACCGATGCTCTCGCCGAACGACTCTCGCCGGAAGACCAGACGCCGCAGTCGATGACCGAGGCTAGTCCCGCGAAATGGCATCGGGCGCATGTGACCTGGTTCTTCGAGGAGTTCATCCTCCGGCAGGACCCGGACTACGCGGTGTACGACGAGACGTTCCGGTACCTGTTCAACAGCTACTACGAAGCCGTGGGAGAACGTCATCCGCGACCCGACCGCGGGCTCGTCACACGACCGGGCGTGCGCGACGTGACGCGGTATCGCGAGCATGTCGACGCGGCGATGGTCGAGGCCCTCGAGGCCGGACGACTCGACGACGCGGCGCTCGGTCTGGTCGAACTCGGCTGCAATCACGAACAGCAGCACCAGGAATTGCTGCTCATGGACATCAAGCACCTGTTCTCGACGCATGCGTTCGGTCCGGTCTACGTCGATCGCGAGCCCGATTCACCCGGTGACCCCGCATCGATCGGCTGGCGGGAGTTCGCCGGTGGCGTGCACGAGATCGGTGCGGTGGGAAGCGGATTCTCCTACGACAACGAGGGCCCGCGACACCGTGAGTACCTCGAGGACTTCGCCGTGTCCGACCGGTTGGTGACCAATGCGGACTGGCTGGAGTTCATGGCCGACGACGGCTATCGGCGTCACGAGTTCTGGCTCTCCGACGGGTGGGCCAAGGTCAACGAAACCGATTGGCAGGCACCGGGTTACTGGCGCGAAGAGGATGACGGCGGGTGGACCACCTTCACCTTGTCCGGACGCCGGCCCGTCGTGCCCGACGAGCCGGTGACCCACGTGTCCTTCTACGAGGCCGACGCCTACGCGCGGTGGGCCGGCGCGCGACTCCCCACCGAGTTCGAATGGGAGGCAGCGGCCGGCACGCTCGGCGACGCACGCGGGCAGCTGCTCGATCCCGGCCGATGCCACCCTGGTCGGGCCGGCTCCGCGATGGTCGGTGACGTGTGGGAGTGGACGGCCAGCGCATATCTGCCCTACCCGGGATTCGTCCCCGCGAACGGAGCAGTGGGCGAATACAACGGCAAGTTCATGTCCGACCAGCACGTCCTGCGCGGCGCGAGCGCGGTGACCCCGATGGGACACGAGCGGATCACCTACCGCAATTTCTTCCCCGCCGCGTCGCGGTGGGTGTTCTCGGGACTGCGACTCGCTCGATGA
- a CDS encoding DUF5709 domain-containing protein yields the protein MKDDIGSTPEGSDGEFSLDPDDQLQPEDTLDDRGVDDVLDEGYSPPDYPPKGAIHGLTAREQRDGESLDERLAEEVPDVGAADPLDEITADERARTDWRAHDSDRSDEFDEDDEVGDRRAGRLIAPDEGSGIDTESEAIAADAGIDGAGASAEEAAVHYIDDQE from the coding sequence ATGAAGGACGACATCGGCAGCACCCCCGAAGGCTCCGACGGCGAGTTCAGCCTCGACCCGGACGATCAGCTCCAACCCGAAGACACGCTGGACGACCGCGGCGTCGACGACGTCCTCGACGAGGGCTACTCACCACCCGACTACCCGCCCAAGGGGGCGATCCACGGCCTCACGGCCCGCGAACAGCGGGACGGGGAGAGCCTCGACGAGCGGCTGGCCGAAGAGGTACCCGACGTCGGCGCGGCCGATCCGCTCGATGAGATCACCGCCGACGAACGCGCCCGAACCGATTGGCGGGCCCACGATTCTGATCGCAGCGACGAGTTCGACGAAGATGACGAGGTCGGTGACCGGCGAGCCGGGCGGCTGATCGCACCGGACGAGGGTTCCGGGATCGACACCGAGTCCGAGGCCATTGCCGCCGATGCGGGCATCGACGGCGCGGGGGCCTCCGCGGAGGAAGCGGCGGTGCACTACATCGACGATCAGGAGTAG
- a CDS encoding M1 family metallopeptidase, translating to MPGKSGLGSRGNAGQPVLGAPSDVLDPYLPDNGNLGFRISRYDLELEYKVSSNRLEGTAVLTATSYRELKRFTLDLASSMSVQRVSVNDKRARYSHRRNKLAITPDTPVPPGGAMTITVRYHGSPRPIRGPWGEVGWEELTDGALCANQPNGAASWFPCDDHPSAKAPYRISITTDSPYHALANGVLESKRVRAAQTTWVYQQVEPMPTYLASIQIGQYKQVSLATKPFPVTGLIPSRLEENFGIDFGPQTDMISVFIEMFGPYPFPRYTVVVTDDDLEIPIEAQSFSTFGANHCDGSRHADRLIAHELAHQWFGNSVTAARWRDIWLHEGFACYAEWLWSQRSGGRSADEWARHYYEKLDAEPVRVPLADPTPRKMFDDWVYKRGALTLHALRLRVGDGDFFALLRRWTEKYRYGTATTEDFMALAANHSSKPLKDLWEAWLFTPELPPFPGPS from the coding sequence GTGCCGGGAAAGTCTGGCCTGGGGTCACGCGGAAATGCCGGGCAGCCCGTCTTGGGCGCACCGTCCGACGTCCTCGATCCCTACCTGCCGGACAACGGGAATCTCGGCTTCCGGATCTCGCGTTACGACCTCGAACTCGAGTACAAGGTGTCGAGCAACCGACTCGAGGGCACCGCGGTCCTGACCGCGACGTCGTACCGGGAACTCAAGCGCTTCACCCTCGATCTCGCGAGCTCGATGTCGGTGCAGCGCGTCTCGGTCAACGACAAGCGCGCCCGGTACAGCCATCGGCGCAACAAGCTGGCCATCACCCCTGACACCCCGGTGCCGCCCGGCGGCGCGATGACCATCACCGTTCGCTACCACGGCAGTCCACGCCCGATCCGCGGCCCGTGGGGCGAGGTCGGCTGGGAAGAACTGACCGACGGTGCGCTGTGCGCCAACCAGCCCAACGGCGCGGCGTCGTGGTTCCCGTGCGACGACCATCCGAGTGCCAAAGCGCCGTACCGGATCTCGATCACCACCGACAGCCCGTATCACGCGCTCGCCAACGGCGTCCTGGAGTCCAAGCGGGTCCGCGCCGCGCAGACCACGTGGGTCTATCAGCAGGTCGAGCCGATGCCCACCTATCTGGCCTCGATCCAGATCGGCCAGTACAAGCAGGTCTCGTTGGCCACCAAGCCTTTTCCGGTGACCGGCCTCATCCCCTCCCGTCTCGAGGAGAACTTCGGGATCGACTTCGGCCCGCAGACGGACATGATCTCGGTGTTCATCGAGATGTTCGGACCGTATCCGTTCCCGCGGTACACCGTCGTCGTCACCGACGACGACCTCGAAATCCCCATCGAGGCACAGAGTTTCTCGACCTTCGGCGCCAACCACTGCGACGGCAGCCGGCACGCCGACCGGTTGATCGCCCATGAGCTCGCCCATCAGTGGTTCGGCAACTCGGTGACCGCTGCGCGCTGGCGCGACATCTGGCTGCACGAGGGATTCGCCTGCTATGCCGAGTGGTTGTGGAGCCAGCGGTCGGGCGGTCGCAGCGCCGACGAGTGGGCGCGCCACTACTACGAGAAGCTCGACGCGGAACCGGTACGCGTGCCGCTGGCCGATCCCACCCCGCGCAAGATGTTCGACGACTGGGTCTACAAGCGCGGCGCGCTCACGCTGCACGCCCTGCGTCTGAGGGTCGGCGACGGCGACTTCTTCGCGCTCCTGCGTCGTTGGACCGAGAAGTACCGCTACGGGACGGCGACCACCGAGGACTTCATGGCACTGGCCGCCAACCACTCGTCGAAGCCGCTCAAGGACCTGTGGGAGGCCTGGCTGTTCACCCCGGAGCTGCCGCCGTTCCCCGGCCCGTCCTGA
- a CDS encoding lipopolysaccharide biosynthesis protein, with protein sequence MTTDMPAPTPDTPSGTPRRTDTDTDARSLGRVTIATLIAAASGYLVLLLAARHLGAIGYGVFAVFWAAYGLVTGAQNGQLQETTRAVRAASGGDARSRPLVVNVGIGVGLAVLVAATSPLWSGEVFTDQRWLSVALLAVGVTSFAVYAHLCGALSGMLSWSSFAVLLSVDALIRLAGAVIAVAAGWGTTAFLIITVVGSVSWCLLLLGSSAARRAVGIGGDVPPRRLTTNTLTAMAAAAASAVLVMGFPVLINLTANLRGTPDADEARVIGALILAVTLTRAPLLVPLNSFQGVLISRFVDRRDRRIAALAAPLGVVGVIGGVGIVAAWLVGPWLLRSVFGADFDLAGIVVALLTAGAMCLALLTVTGAAAIAAGAHRWYAAGWWVATLVAVGMLLIPADIEIRTCVALVVGPLVGLGVHVVGVLRRPATSAQ encoded by the coding sequence ATGACGACGGACATGCCGGCACCGACGCCGGACACGCCTTCCGGCACGCCCCGACGAACCGATACCGACACCGACGCGCGTTCGCTGGGGCGCGTCACGATCGCGACGCTCATCGCCGCTGCTTCGGGGTATCTGGTTCTGCTGCTCGCCGCTCGCCATCTCGGCGCGATCGGGTACGGCGTGTTCGCGGTGTTCTGGGCGGCCTACGGTCTCGTCACCGGCGCCCAGAACGGTCAGCTGCAGGAGACGACGCGTGCGGTTCGGGCGGCATCCGGTGGTGATGCCCGGTCGCGGCCGCTGGTGGTGAACGTCGGGATCGGCGTCGGCCTGGCCGTGCTCGTGGCCGCGACGTCGCCGCTGTGGAGCGGCGAGGTGTTCACCGATCAGCGCTGGCTGTCGGTGGCGTTGCTGGCGGTCGGCGTTACGAGCTTCGCGGTGTACGCGCACCTGTGCGGCGCGCTGTCCGGGATGTTGAGCTGGTCGTCGTTCGCCGTGCTGTTGTCGGTCGACGCCCTGATCCGCCTGGCCGGTGCCGTCATCGCGGTGGCCGCCGGCTGGGGTACGACGGCCTTCCTGATCATCACCGTCGTCGGCTCGGTGTCGTGGTGCCTGCTGCTGCTCGGATCATCGGCTGCGCGGCGCGCGGTCGGGATCGGCGGCGACGTGCCCCCGCGTCGTCTCACCACCAACACCCTGACCGCGATGGCCGCCGCCGCGGCGAGTGCCGTGCTCGTCATGGGTTTCCCGGTGCTGATCAACCTGACCGCCAACCTGCGCGGGACCCCCGACGCCGACGAGGCTCGGGTGATCGGCGCGCTGATCCTGGCGGTCACACTCACGCGCGCGCCGCTGCTGGTGCCGCTCAACAGCTTCCAGGGCGTGCTCATCTCCCGTTTCGTGGACCGCCGTGACCGTCGGATCGCGGCGCTCGCCGCGCCGCTCGGCGTGGTCGGCGTGATCGGTGGCGTCGGGATCGTGGCCGCATGGCTGGTCGGGCCCTGGCTGCTGCGATCGGTCTTCGGCGCCGACTTCGACCTCGCCGGCATCGTCGTCGCACTGCTGACCGCGGGCGCCATGTGCCTGGCCCTGCTGACCGTGACCGGCGCGGCCGCGATCGCCGCGGGGGCTCATCGCTGGTATGCCGCCGGCTGGTGGGTCGCGACGCTGGTCGCGGTCGGGATGCTGCTGATCCCGGCCGACATCGAGATCCGAACCTGCGTCGCCCTCGTCGTCGGGCCGCTGGTCGGCCTCGGCGTGCACGTCGTCGGGGTGCTGCGGCGGCCGGCCACCTCCGCTCAGTAA
- the egtD gene encoding L-histidine N(alpha)-methyltransferase yields the protein MTLASDALSGLWQDPPTLPTKWLYDERGSRLFDEITRLPEYYPTRRETAILRARSDEIAAATQAQVMVELGSGTSTKTRLLLDAFSAATPDTERFTYVPVDVSSEMLTATADVLSADYPGIEVVPVVADFTEPDLRLPDADGPRLAVFLGGTIGNFDPEARRGFYQGLAKALAPGDFFLLGTDLVKDTGRLVAAYDDRDGVTADFNRNLIEVLRTGLDARGLYADDFEHIARWNPGEHRIEMWLRARRDIDAYFEALGRAWRLPAGTEIHTEISTKFEPEALRDELESAGLQVVTVWTDPAGDFALTLSRR from the coding sequence ATGACCCTTGCCTCAGACGCGCTCTCGGGACTGTGGCAGGACCCGCCGACGCTACCGACCAAGTGGCTCTACGACGAGCGCGGAAGCAGACTCTTCGACGAGATCACCCGGCTTCCGGAGTACTACCCGACGCGTCGGGAGACCGCGATCCTGCGTGCACGATCCGATGAGATCGCGGCCGCCACGCAGGCGCAGGTGATGGTCGAGCTGGGTTCGGGTACCTCCACCAAGACACGCCTGTTGCTGGACGCGTTCAGCGCCGCCACGCCCGACACCGAGCGGTTCACCTATGTCCCGGTCGATGTCAGCAGCGAGATGCTCACGGCCACGGCCGATGTGCTGTCCGCCGATTATCCGGGCATCGAGGTGGTCCCCGTCGTCGCGGATTTCACCGAACCGGATCTCCGTCTCCCCGACGCCGACGGCCCCCGTCTCGCCGTGTTCCTCGGCGGGACCATCGGGAACTTCGATCCCGAGGCCCGGCGCGGGTTCTATCAGGGCCTGGCGAAAGCACTCGCGCCCGGCGACTTCTTCCTGCTCGGCACCGATCTCGTCAAGGACACCGGCCGCCTCGTGGCCGCATACGACGACAGGGACGGCGTCACAGCGGATTTCAACCGCAATCTGATCGAGGTCCTCCGGACGGGGCTCGACGCCCGCGGGCTGTACGCCGACGACTTCGAACACATCGCGCGCTGGAACCCGGGCGAACACCGCATCGAGATGTGGCTGCGTGCCCGCCGCGACATCGACGCGTACTTCGAGGCTCTGGGCCGGGCATGGCGGCTGCCGGCCGGTACCGAGATCCATACCGAGATCAGCACCAAGTTCGAGCCGGAGGCACTCCGCGACGAACTCGAATCCGCCGGATTGCAGGTGGTCACCGTCTGGACCGACCCGGCAGGCGATTTCGCGCTCACGCTGAGCCGGCGCTGA
- a CDS encoding LLM class flavin-dependent oxidoreductase — protein MESQTATRELELGLDTFGDITAAPDGTPRSDAQTLRDVLEQAVLADEVGVDFLGVGEHHRADYSVSAPEVVLGAIAARTSRIRLGSAVTVLSSDDPIRVFQRFSTVDALSSGRAEVILGRGSFTESFPLFGHDLSDYEELFTDKLALFAELRTGEPVTWSGSTRGPLHAQQVYPRLENPPLPTWIAVGGSPESVVRAASYGLPLMLAIIGGDPLRFRPYVDLYHRALAEMEKDVLPVGVHCPGHVADTDAQAREELWPHYRGYVARIGRERGWPPPTRIEFERSTGPDGALFVGSPETVARKIASTSKALGLSRFDMKYSHGTLGHAEQMRSIELYGTQVIPRVRELLAEG, from the coding sequence ATGGAATCGCAAACGGCCACGCGTGAACTCGAGCTGGGCTTGGACACCTTCGGCGACATCACCGCTGCACCCGACGGCACCCCGCGGTCGGATGCGCAGACCCTGCGGGACGTGCTCGAGCAGGCGGTCCTGGCCGATGAGGTCGGCGTCGACTTCCTCGGTGTCGGTGAGCATCACCGCGCCGACTACTCCGTGTCGGCACCCGAGGTGGTGCTCGGCGCCATCGCCGCACGCACCAGCCGAATCCGCCTCGGTTCCGCGGTCACCGTGTTGAGCTCGGACGATCCCATCCGCGTGTTCCAACGGTTCTCGACCGTCGACGCCCTGTCCTCGGGCCGGGCCGAGGTGATCCTCGGCCGCGGTTCGTTCACCGAGTCGTTCCCCCTGTTCGGACACGACCTGTCCGACTACGAGGAACTGTTCACCGACAAGCTCGCGCTCTTCGCCGAACTCCGCACCGGCGAACCGGTCACGTGGTCCGGCTCGACGCGCGGACCGCTACACGCGCAGCAGGTCTATCCCCGGCTCGAGAACCCGCCGCTGCCCACCTGGATCGCGGTGGGCGGCAGCCCCGAATCGGTGGTGCGAGCCGCGTCGTACGGACTCCCGCTGATGTTGGCCATCATCGGTGGCGACCCGCTCCGTTTCCGTCCCTACGTGGACCTGTATCACCGCGCGCTCGCCGAGATGGAGAAGGACGTGCTCCCGGTGGGGGTCCATTGCCCGGGCCACGTCGCCGACACCGACGCGCAGGCACGTGAGGAGTTGTGGCCGCACTATCGCGGGTACGTGGCGAGGATCGGGCGCGAACGCGGGTGGCCGCCGCCCACGCGGATCGAGTTCGAGCGATCGACCGGACCCGACGGTGCGCTGTTCGTCGGGTCGCCGGAGACGGTCGCCCGCAAGATCGCGTCGACGTCGAAGGCACTCGGGCTGAGTCGCTTCGACATGAAGTACTCGCACGGCACCCTGGGACATGCCGAGCAGATGCGGAGCATCGAGCTCTACGGCACGCAGGTCATCCCGCGGGTGCGCGAGCTGCTCGCCGAGGGGTGA
- a CDS encoding DoxX family protein: MSGFGSVAQFLARLILGIIFIAHGWQKLMTQGMDATKVAFGPAGMDVPFPDLAAYYATWVELVGGILLILGLLLPIVATLLIADMIGAIVFVHWDAGFWNADSGYEWPLALIAGLLAVGYTSAGRAAADSYILRRRRRTDVV; encoded by the coding sequence ATGAGCGGATTCGGCAGTGTCGCGCAGTTTCTCGCGCGACTGATACTCGGCATCATCTTCATCGCCCACGGTTGGCAGAAGCTGATGACACAGGGCATGGACGCCACCAAGGTCGCCTTCGGCCCGGCCGGCATGGACGTGCCGTTCCCGGATCTCGCCGCCTACTACGCGACCTGGGTGGAACTGGTCGGCGGCATCCTGCTGATTCTGGGCCTGCTGTTGCCCATCGTCGCCACCTTGCTGATCGCGGACATGATCGGCGCGATCGTGTTCGTGCACTGGGATGCGGGCTTCTGGAACGCCGACAGCGGTTACGAATGGCCGCTGGCGCTGATCGCCGGTCTGCTGGCGGTCGGGTACACCTCCGCCGGACGTGCCGCCGCGGACAGCTACATCCTGCGACGGCGTCGTCGAACAGACGTGGTCTGA
- a CDS encoding Clp protease N-terminal domain-containing protein — translation MTANSVPVRLDDLISAIRKVHDDPLDQLSDAVLAAAHLDEVADSLIGHFVDQARRSGASWTAIGSSMGVSKQAAQKRFVDRVSAAAPAAEGGLATEPNPFSRFTPRTANVLMAANGAAAADRAEHVTPAHVAAAMTAEPAALVFVVLREFGVGTDEFARAVAPLVPAPRDVPDSEASTVVPYDDAAKAVLEATVGVAIDLGHNYVGTEHLLLGLFADDAVAGALTGVGLDKSAIRDKIVETLAQFVDTPPAGPPPAE, via the coding sequence ATGACAGCTAACTCCGTCCCCGTCCGCCTCGACGACCTCATCTCCGCGATCCGCAAGGTGCACGACGACCCCCTCGACCAACTGTCCGACGCGGTGCTCGCCGCGGCTCATCTCGACGAGGTCGCCGACAGCCTGATCGGCCACTTCGTCGACCAGGCTCGTCGCTCGGGCGCCTCCTGGACCGCGATCGGTTCCAGCATGGGCGTCAGCAAACAGGCCGCTCAGAAGCGGTTCGTCGATCGGGTGTCGGCTGCGGCCCCCGCGGCCGAGGGCGGCCTGGCCACCGAGCCGAACCCGTTCTCCAGGTTCACGCCCCGGACGGCGAATGTGCTGATGGCGGCCAACGGTGCGGCCGCCGCCGACCGCGCCGAGCACGTGACCCCGGCCCACGTGGCGGCGGCGATGACCGCCGAGCCCGCAGCCCTGGTCTTCGTGGTGTTGCGGGAGTTCGGTGTCGGCACAGATGAGTTCGCGCGGGCCGTGGCACCGCTCGTGCCGGCGCCGCGCGACGTCCCGGACTCCGAGGCGTCGACCGTCGTTCCCTATGACGACGCTGCCAAAGCCGTCCTCGAGGCGACCGTCGGAGTCGCCATCGACCTCGGGCACAACTACGTCGGCACCGAACACCTGCTGCTCGGTCTGTTCGCCGACGACGCCGTGGCCGGCGCCCTCACCGGCGTCGGACTCGACAAGAGCGCGATCCGCGACAAGATCGTCGAGACGCTGGCACAGTTCGTGGACACCCCGCCCGCCGGGCCCCCGCCGGCCGAGTAG